Sequence from the Flavobacterium lindanitolerans genome:
ACCAAAGACGCAAAAAATAAAGAATTAGGGAAAAATATAGTAAGTATCCAAATTGTTTTATCGGTTATCGTATCGCTACTCATGATTGTAAGTCCGTTCCTTCAAAAAGCTTTTTCGCTACGGTTTCCGCTCTTCCTTATTTTTTTAATAGCGATTATAGGCATAAAACTAATAGTCATCATACAAAACGGAATCAATCTGAATCGAAAAAGCGACCTCTATTTTAAGCTTAAAACCAGCTTTTTATAAGGAAACACTATGTCATTTATAGTTGCATAAGAAAATTTTATAATTCGCTTGTTTCATATTATAAAAAAGCTGTAATTTTGCTTAACGGTGTTAAACCATTTAATACCCAATAAAAAATGGCAAGCAAAGATCGAATTTTACGACAAAAAGAAGAGACCCGGAATAATATTCTGGATGCTGCCTATTATATTGTGAAAGAAGAAGGCTGGCAAGGCCTCAGCATGCGTAAAATAGCAGACCGCATAGAATATACTGCACCAATTATTTACGAGTATTTTTCCAATAAGGAAGCTATACTACAGGAACTCACCAAAAAAGGTTTTTTATGCCTGACAAAAGACCTGGAAAAAGCAAAAGCAGTTTCGGCAGACCCTGCAGAACAGCTTGAGGCAATGTGGATGGCTTATTGGAACTTTGCCTTTGCAGACAAAGAACTTTATCAGGTAATGTTTGGAGTAGAAATGACTTGCTGTATGCAGCGTGTTCCTGAAGCCGAAGGACCTTTTCAATTATTTACGCAAGCAATTGCCGAAATAATGAAAGGACAAAAACCTTCTGACGACGTTATAAAGCAAAAATATTTTACTTTTTTCTCAGTTATCCACGGACTGATTTCTATCAATATCGTAGGCAATGGGTTAGCATCTAATATCAATAATCAAATATTGAAAGATGCCATCGGAGGGATAATTAAATCAATTCAGGTAGTAGAAGTCTAATTTTTTTGACATCTACTTAACACTGATAAATGATTTAATAAGAATAATTTAATAATGGATTAATCACGAAAAAATTTTTAATCCATTACTTAACAGTGATAAATAATTTAATGCCAATCTGTAATTAACAGTTTGGCCTGAAAATCTATACCTTTTTTCGTTTACTTACTTAACAATGTTAGATTATTTAATTCAGTTATGACTATTAAAAACAAACTAATACCAATGGCAATGTAGCGCGCTGGAAACCCGTGTTGCTGTTCTCAGGAAGAACACCTCACACCAAACAAAAAGCTGACTTTCAGGCCGTCGGCTATAAACAATTATAAAATGAATCAGCATGTTAAACGCTAAAAAAATGCAAAGCAAAAAACAGAAATCAATCAAAATGTCCAACAAATTCAAAAATCATAAAACAATGAGAAATACGATTCTAACCAGCCTTCTGCTTGCAGCCATACTGATAGGATGTTCCGATAAAAACCAGGGTCAGGCTGCCCCACCTCCCCCAACTTTGCCGGTTTATGCTATCCAAAGTGCTACCACTACTACAGATTCTGAATATCCCGCTTCCATTCAGGGAACCGTTGATGTTGAAATTCGCCCACAGGTGAGTGGAAATCTGGAAAAAATTTATGTTGACGAAGGGGCTTTCGTTACTAAAGGTCAGCCGTTGTTCAAAATAAACGAACAGCCTTTTCGTGAACAGCTAAACAATGCGCTTGCCAGCCTTCACGGTGCTGAAGCGGCTTTGATAAATGCGCAGTTGGAAATTGATAAGCTAACGCCTCTTGTTCAAAACAAGGTTGTTTCTGAATACCAATTAAAAACGGCCAAAGCTTCTCACAGAATCGCCTCTGCCAATTTAGACCAGGCAAAAGCAATGGTAGGTTCAGCAAAAATCAATTTGGGCTATACTACCATTACAGCACCGGTTAGCGGTTATATTGGAAGATTGCCAAAGAAACAGGGAAGTCTGGTTTCTGCAACCGATATTGAACCATTGACAAAACTTTCAGATGTTCATGAAGTATATGCTTACTTTTCATTGGGCGAAACCGATTTTATCAATTTCAAAGCACAATATTCCGGAAACACTATCGATGACAAAATCAAAAAGCTGCCACCGGTTTCATTAGTGCTTGCAGACAACAATGTGTATGCCCAAACTGGAAAAATCGACATGGTTGACGGCCAGTTTGACAAAAACACAGGCGCCATCACACTTCGTGCTACTTTTCCTAATGCAAACGGGACTTTGCGTTCCGGAAATACAGGTAGAATCCGTTTAGGAATCCAACATGACGATGCAATTCTGGTACCACAATCTGCTACAATGGAAATGCAGGATAAAGTTTTCGTCTTTACAGTAAATAAAGAAAACAAGGTAACCAAAGCACCAATCACCATTATTGGTAAAAGCGGTAGCAACTATCTTATTAAAGACGGTGTAAAATCAGGTGACCAAATTGTACTAAGCGGCATTGACAAACTTCAGGAAGGTCAGGCAATTCAGCCTGAAAAATCGAATAAAATTGCTCAAGTAATTAACAAAAAATAATTAAAGCTAAAAATGTTCAAAATATTCATACAGCGACCTGTACTGGCCACTGTTATCTCTATCCTATTGGTAATATTGGGTCTGCTGGGACTTTCGAAATTACCCCTACAACAATTTCCGGATATTGCCCCACCGTCGGTTTTAGTAACGGCGGTCTATCCGGGAGCCAATGCTGAAACCGTCTTACGTTCGGTAGCACCTTCTTTGGAAGAATCCATAAACGGTGTCGAAAACATGACTTACATGAGCTCAACAGCCAGTAATGACGGTACTCTGGCCATTACCGTTTTCTTTAAATTAGGTACAGATGCCGACCAGGCTGCCGTTAACGTACAGAATCGTGTGGCACAAGCTACAAGCCAGTTACCGGCCGAAGTCGTACAGCAAGGTATCATTACGGCAAAACAGCAAAACAGTTTTATTATGGCAATTGGTATGTATACCGAAGACGAAGCCAAATACGACCAGACTTTTGTTGCCAACTATGCCCAAATCAATATCATTCCGGAAATTAAACGTATTCCCGGAGTAGGTTCTGCCGCTATTTTTGGAGGAACGAAAGACTATTCTATGCGTGTCTGGTTAAATCCGACACAAATGGCAACTTACAATGTAACGCCAAACGAAGTTATGGCTGCGATTCAGGACAAAAGTTTAGAAGCCGCGCCGGGTAAATTTGGAGAAAGAAGTAAGGAAGTTTTCGAATATGTTATCAAATACAAAGGAAAACTGACCAAACCGGAAGATTACATGAACATTGCAATCCGTTCCAATGCAGACGGTTCTATCCTGCGCCTGAAAGATGTTGCCAGAGTCGAGCTTGGTGCCTATTCCTACAACAGTTTGACCCGTTTGAACGGTAATAAAGGAGTCGTAATTGGTATCATCCAGTTGGCGGGGTCCAACTCAAACGATATTCAGATTGCGATTAACAAACTGATGGAGAAAGCCTCCAAAGATTTCCCAAAAGAAATAAAGCACAATATATTTTATAGCACAAAAGTATCTCTTGACCAGTCAATTGCTCAAGTTCAGCATACTTTACTGGAAGCATTCATACTGGTATTTATTGTCGTATTCCTGTTCCTTCAGGATTTCAGGTCGACCTTAATTCCGGCTATTGCAGTTCCGGTAGCCATTTTAGGTACGTTCTTCTTCATGCAATTATTTGGATTCTCCATTAACCTGCTGACGTTGTTCGCCTTGATTTTAGCGATTGGTATTGTCGTCGATGACGCAATTGTCGTCGTCGAAGCCGTACACGCCAAAATGGAACACAAGCATTTGTCTCCAAAAATCGCAACGCATGAAGCCATGCACGAAATTACCGGAGCAATCATCTCGATTACGCTGGTCATGGCGGCGGTATTCCTGCCGGTTGGTTTTATGGAAGGTTCAACGGGAGTTTTCTATCGACAGTTTGCCTTTACAATGGCCATTGCAATTGTAATTTCTGCTGTAAACGCCTTAACATTAAGCCCTG
This genomic interval carries:
- a CDS encoding efflux RND transporter periplasmic adaptor subunit; the protein is MRNTILTSLLLAAILIGCSDKNQGQAAPPPPTLPVYAIQSATTTTDSEYPASIQGTVDVEIRPQVSGNLEKIYVDEGAFVTKGQPLFKINEQPFREQLNNALASLHGAEAALINAQLEIDKLTPLVQNKVVSEYQLKTAKASHRIASANLDQAKAMVGSAKINLGYTTITAPVSGYIGRLPKKQGSLVSATDIEPLTKLSDVHEVYAYFSLGETDFINFKAQYSGNTIDDKIKKLPPVSLVLADNNVYAQTGKIDMVDGQFDKNTGAITLRATFPNANGTLRSGNTGRIRLGIQHDDAILVPQSATMEMQDKVFVFTVNKENKVTKAPITIIGKSGSNYLIKDGVKSGDQIVLSGIDKLQEGQAIQPEKSNKIAQVINKK
- a CDS encoding TetR/AcrR family transcriptional regulator, giving the protein MASKDRILRQKEETRNNILDAAYYIVKEEGWQGLSMRKIADRIEYTAPIIYEYFSNKEAILQELTKKGFLCLTKDLEKAKAVSADPAEQLEAMWMAYWNFAFADKELYQVMFGVEMTCCMQRVPEAEGPFQLFTQAIAEIMKGQKPSDDVIKQKYFTFFSVIHGLISINIVGNGLASNINNQILKDAIGGIIKSIQVVEV